The sequence TAGCAGCCGACACAGGTGGTCAGCCCGAAGTGGAACTCCTCATGCAGGTAGCCTTTGACGTTCAGCCCGGCGAAATCGGGCGTCGGCACCTGCTGAATGCCCACCGTCGAGCGCGGCCCGCGCCGGCCGATCTGTCCCTGTTGCAACCAGACAAAATCGGGCACCTCCGCTTGTGGCAGCTGGCCTGCAAGCGCTTGCATCAGCTTGTCCATCGTCTCTTCGCCGGCGCCAAGGCCGATGCCGTCCAGATGCCGGACGAACGCGGGAATCGCACAGATCTGCTCCCCGCGCAGCATCATCTGCTGCCCGCCGACGATCACAAACGTCTGCGGGCGCAGCTCCTTGACCCAGCGGGCCAGCAACAGAGTCGGCAACAGCTGGCTGTAGTACGCCACCGAGACGGCAAACACGTCCGGCTGCTCCTGCAACAGCGTCTCGCGGAGCCGCTCGTACAGCTCCGTTGCAGCAGGATCTTTTCCAGCATACGCTGCAGGTTCTTCAGCCAGCTCAAACTCCAGCGCCCGCTTGGCGATCTTTTCAAGCGAGGTGAGTTCTTCTCTGAGCACCGAGCCCTCCAGCAGCAGCTCCACCCCTTGGCGGACGAACGGCAAGGATGCCGCAGTGTCGCGAACCGATCCGGACTTTTTTTCGATCACGTCCTGCCACAGCCGGTCGTGATGTTCCAGCAGATAGCGCGCCAGCTCGGCGCGGTACTCCTCTTTCAACAGCCCCTGCGACGTGCGCTCAGACTCTTGCAAAAATTCACGAAGGCGCTGTTTCGAAAACAGACGGTGGCAGACATCGAGGTTGAAATCGTATTGGCCGACCTCGACGCCCTGTCGGCGCAGGTAGGCGGTGATCATCGGCAGACTCAGGTACGGGAACAGACGCGCTTCTGTCGTCGGCGGAAACACAAGCATCACTTTGCTCATCCTCGCATCCCCTCTAAACACGTCTCTTCATAAAGATAGAGAAGCACGGCGATACCTGCCCCCCAACAAGTACCCCTCGCTTCTCTATGCAAAAACAAGCTACCCCTGCTTGTGACTCTTATTCCTCATCCGATTCATCCAGGTGCGATTGAAACATGAACGTATGGAACGCATGTCCAACCTGCAGGTCTTCCGCTTCAACGATCTCCAGTTGCTCCAGGTCGTGGTTCATTTTGTCACCTCCCTGAGATAAAACTATACATCAAGATACAATAAATACAAAGAGCCCAATTCATCATTTTTTTGACAGTCATACTAAACTGTTTCATCCACCTCTATTTACATTGTTATGAAGGCAGATACTCCGTCCCACAGCTTGACCCGGCTGCGCAAACTGAGCTCAGCCGTCTCCATCGCCTCCCGCTCGCGCACGGCATCTCCGGCACACAGATAGGCCAAAAGTCGCTCGGCCAGCGGTCCATGCTCATCCCCGTCCAGCTCGATATGGCGCTTCAAATAGTACAAAAGCCTCTCCGCCGACTTGCCGCTTTCCTCCAGTTCCCGGACGAGATGGCTGAACATGTCGGGAATGATGTCCTCGCGCCCGTAGAAAAACGCCGCCGCCACCTGATGCGGCTGCCCGTGCAGCGCGATGTCGAGCGTGGTGTTCACGAACTGCTGCACCGACTCCGGGATGTCCGGGGCGTCGAGCGCCGCTTGCGGCGTCATCCCCTGCTGCAAACGGTCGAGAAAACGACGGATCGGCGCGGTGTCCGCTCCGGCTTCCTCCATCGCTTCCAGATAGAGGTCGAAGTGTGAGATGTACCCACCCCGTCCGTCTTCATCCGTCTCTTCGCCGAGCACGATCTCATTGATGAAGCGTGCGTATTGCGCCACTTGGCCCGGCATCCACGGCACCTCGGTCACCGTGAGTTCGCGCTGCAAGCGCTTGAGCAGGCTCATAAAATCCCAGACGGCAAACACGTGGTGTTCCATAAACAGGCGCACGTGCTCCGCCGAGGTCAATTTTTTGTACACGGGGTGAAGCAGCAGTTCGTCACGAACCGCTTCAAAAGCCTGAGTATTCTGCATAGAAACTGTCATCTCCTAAGCTGTTTTGGATAGCTTCGGAAATTATATCACTCCTCATACAAATGGAGAAGGAATCTATCTTTTACAACCTGTTCGGCACGGCCGATCTGGAACAGGCTTCCGTCTCGAACGAGCTGCCTTTACCGTCGTAAGGATAACGAGCGCTTCGGGGTGCCGCCGGGTGCGGACTCCCCCTCCAGCCAGATCAGCAGCGTGGGGAACAGCGCAAACAGCGACATCATCGCCAGCACGACAATGCCGGAATCGTTGGTCAGCATTCCGACCAGACTCCCGGCAAGCATGCCGCCGACCGCCGTCCTGAACTCGGGATAGCGCGTCTGCCATGCTCTTTTTTCATGTTCGCCGGGAGCGAACAGCACGTAGGCGAACAGGGCGAGCAAGAGCAAAAACAGGCTCGGCCAGACCGACGAGAAGAGCAGGCGGACGAACATGTCCGACTTGCGGGCGAAGATCCGCGACATCTCCTCCAGCCCGCCGGAGAGCACTTGCCCCGCCGCCGCGCCGATATGCGAAGGCGGTGCGCTGGGCTGGTTGAGCAGGAACAAGATCACGCTTGCGCCAAACAGCGAGCCGAACAGCACGCCGAGCGTCGGGAGCAGCTTGAATTTTTTTTGCAGCGCCAAGCAGAGCCCCGTGGTGGCAGCCATGGTCAGCGCCCCGCCGGTGTTGGTGCCAAGCGCGGGCGAGGCGAAGAACACGGTCAACAGCGCCCCGCCCGCCACCGCGCCCCGCCCGAGCCAGCGCCGTTCCAGGCGCGGGGCGTGCAAAAGCGCCGCGTAGAGCAGCACGGCCGCGCCGATCACGACGCCCATGTATTCGTTGCCGACCCCGTAGTAGCGCGCACCGACGATCGGGTCATAGGACAGCAGCCCGCACTTGGCGAGCAGGCCGCCTTGCCAGGTGTCGGCGACGACGGCGAGGATCGTCCACGCGGAGAGCCAGACCAGCCGCCCGGTCAGCTTTTGGCAAAACGGCAGGATGCGAAACGGGATCGCGGCGACGAGCAGGTACAACGCCCAGAGCCCGCCCGCCACCTCCCACAGCCCGGACGGGCGCAGGATCGGCAGCAGGTACAGGCAGAGCGGCATCGCCAGCGCCGTCCAGAGCAGGACGCGGATGCCGCCGAGCGTGATCACCGTGCGCACGCGGAACAGACGCAGCACGGTGAGCAGCAGTCCGAGACCAAGCAGTGCTCCGACCGCGCCGAGCACGGTGGCCCGGTTGTTATACGTCCAGACGGTCGCCTCCTTCAGCGCGGCGAGGCGCTGCTGTGAAACGGCTGCGGTCGGCTGCAACGGGTAGCCGATCATCCCGTGGGGCTTCGGCACGCCAAGGAAGTGCAGCACGGTCGGCGCGACGTCGAGGTTGGAGACGATGCCTTCGCGCCGCGTCGTCGCCGAAGTCAGCACGGTGTCTTGCGTCACGCTGCCCCCGGCGGCGATCACCGGCGCGATCCACTCCGCCCGCGACTGGTCGTGGAGCGGCACTTGCGGCGAGGCGATCAGCAGCAGGCGGTTGGGACCGAGCTCGCCGGCCAATTTGCCGAGAAAGCGGTCCGCTTCGAGCAGCGCTTGACGGCGCAGGTTGGCGAACCGCTCCTCGGTGAGGTTTTGGCGATACTCGCCGACGCGGTAGAGGTCGGCGAGGTCAAAGACGACGAGCGCGGCGCGCCCTTGCAGGCTTTTGTAATCCGCCCACAGGCGGTCATAGTCGGTGCGCACGCCGTAAGGGCGGGCCGGGTCGCTTGTGAGCACGGTGTTCCCGACATCGCCAAACGGGGTGCGCCCCGACCTGTCGGACGTGAACAGCGCGGCGGGGCGCCACAGACGTGCCCCTTTGTCGCCCGAGCCGAGCACCGCCGTCTGCAGGCCGTGCCGCTGCAGCGTATCGCCAAGCGACACCGCCGACGCTTTGAAGTTCCAGCGCTCCTGTGTGCGCTCGATGCGCGGCAGGGACATCAGAAGCACTTCCGGCCCGCACGATCCGCCGTGCAGTCCGACGTGGACGGCGGCGACCGGGACGTCGTGGAGCGTCTCGTCGGCGTTGAAAGCGCGGATCTCTTCGCTTTTCAATTGGGCGGGCACGCCTGCTGCCATCGTCACATAGGCGTTGGCGTCGGTGCGCTTGCCGCCGGTGTTGACGTTCATCAAGGCGACGGCGCCGCGCCGGGACAGCTTTTGCAGCTCAGGCATGACGGCGAGGTCGTCGAAGCTGAGCCGATTGATCAGCACGAGCAGCGCTTGCCGGTCGGGCGCTGTATCGAGCGTCTGTGCGGACGCCTGCGCTGCCGGCAGCGGCGGCAGCAACGTCAGGAGCAGGCAAAACAGCAGCAACCGGATCATGGGGAACATGGCAGTTCCCTCCTTCCGCTAAGGTTCTACCTGCCAGTCTGCCCAGCAAAAAGCGAATTCAGGCAAGACTCCCGGTGCATTCGCTCCGCCGATGCATGATCTTCTTGCCGAATTGAGACGCTACTGGTAGAACGCTTTCTGGAGGAAGGACGTGCAGGCATGAACAACCAGAGCAACAGTCAACCCCAAAACAACGGGCCGAATCCCGGCCTGTCGGAGCGCGAGATCGAAGAGATCCTCGCCAGCAGCGGCGTCATCAACGGCACCGTCACCGACGGGGTCAAATTGGGCCAGGCGATCGCCGACATCCTCGTGAAAAACAACCAGTTGCTGATCCAGGCGATCCAGTCGGGTCACTTCAATCAAGCGCCGCTCGATGACACCCAAGGCCACAACCAGACCGCCCAGCCGACCCAGATGTGGGAAGCGGGTACCCGCCCGCAGTCGGGCCTGCCGCAGCCGGACACACAAACGAATCAGCCCTGAAAAAAGGATGTCTCCGCGGAGACATCCTTTTTATTAACAGGCATCGACAAAATGCTCAAGAATCCAACATCAAAACTGTGAGTATCTTTTTACAAATTTCAATTCATCCACACGATCCACAGACATATCCACAGCCAGAAACCTGATTTTTCAACATTTCTCCCGAAAACACCCTACTT comes from Tumebacillus sp. BK434 and encodes:
- a CDS encoding DUF3050 domain-containing protein; protein product: MQNTQAFEAVRDELLLHPVYKKLTSAEHVRLFMEHHVFAVWDFMSLLKRLQRELTVTEVPWMPGQVAQYARFINEIVLGEETDEDGRGGYISHFDLYLEAMEEAGADTAPIRRFLDRLQQGMTPQAALDAPDIPESVQQFVNTTLDIALHGQPHQVAAAFFYGREDIIPDMFSHLVRELEESGKSAERLLYYLKRHIELDGDEHGPLAERLLAYLCAGDAVREREAMETAELSLRSRVKLWDGVSAFITM